In bacterium, one genomic interval encodes:
- a CDS encoding MarR family transcriptional regulator: MKTTRQYGQSADRALTMWVKLARAFSVFNKRTHEHIRTFGLTQPQFGVLECLGHLGPMTTGDLCKKMLVSGGNMTVVIDNLEKEGLVGRERGDKDRRSVMIQLTPKGKKLFLRIFAKHAGYITTLVSVLTPDEQEQLGRLLKKLGLSLRE, from the coding sequence ATGAAAACGACCCGGCAATATGGCCAATCAGCCGACCGCGCTCTAACAATGTGGGTCAAACTTGCGAGAGCTTTTTCTGTTTTCAACAAACGAACCCATGAGCACATCCGTACTTTCGGATTGACGCAACCACAATTCGGCGTGCTGGAGTGTCTCGGGCATTTAGGCCCGATGACCACCGGCGATCTCTGTAAGAAAATGCTTGTTTCCGGCGGCAATATGACCGTTGTTATTGACAATCTCGAAAAAGAAGGTCTCGTAGGGCGCGAGCGTGGCGATAAAGATCGCCGATCTGTCATGATTCAACTCACTCCCAAAGGGAAAAAGCTGTTTTTGCGAATCTTTGCTAAACATGCAGGCTATATTACTACATTGGTATCGGTATTAACGCCGGACGAACAAGAACAGTTAGGCCGGCTACTCAAGAAACTTGGATTGTCTTTAAGGGAATAA